One Mycolicibacterium pulveris genomic region harbors:
- a CDS encoding cytochrome C oxidase subunit IV family protein, translated as MKSLILGPFTVVWCVLIAATLLTWYVGEDGIRDHHVASVVILLVAFVKVRFVGLYFMELRDAPSLLRTIFELHCVVVCSVMMIVYLVEPLAPR; from the coding sequence ATGAAAAGTCTTATCCTCGGGCCGTTCACGGTCGTGTGGTGTGTCCTGATCGCCGCCACCCTGCTGACCTGGTACGTCGGCGAGGACGGCATCCGAGATCACCATGTCGCCTCGGTGGTGATCCTGCTGGTGGCCTTCGTCAAGGTGCGCTTCGTGGGGCTGTACTTCATGGAACTGCGCGACGCACCATCGCTGCTTCGAACGATCTTCGAGCTGCACTGTGTCGTCGTCTGCAGCGTCATGATGATCGTGTATTTGGTCGAACCGCTTGCGCCACGCTGA
- a CDS encoding protoporphyrinogen/coproporphyrinogen oxidase, whose product MTRVAVVGAGIAGLTAAYRLQTAGCDVEVFEAEDVAGGRVQTVRAGSYAMDTGASALGSTYRAYLDLARELGVEIVDTAPYVGIRRAGTTHLLDMNHVVRTGVRTPLLSWGAKLRVSRLAFDVAAARVRGRLDYADMSKAAPLDTESARDYALRALGPELDSYLCEPIVRTMLIADTDKVSKVELFSGIANIFTARIQTVVGGQDRMVDALCRRLDVHLKTPVAEVVRLPGGGVRVSRAGAASRFDACVVTCPLPEAVEICPDDRPVLAPLSRDLAYTQCISVAVGTTRPPQCPAFLVMFPSTENPDIALMFLDHNKSPDRVPAGGGLLSCLWETSASERMIDAGDDQVRDHTLATVFDVFPELRGAVDFVHVTRWRRALPYTRIGAYRMIGRLNAALEACSPLQYAADFMSAAGQNTAVEFGNRAARNILAHHVR is encoded by the coding sequence GTGACCCGTGTTGCCGTTGTCGGGGCGGGGATTGCCGGTCTTACCGCCGCGTATCGTCTGCAGACCGCCGGCTGCGACGTCGAGGTCTTCGAAGCCGAAGATGTCGCGGGTGGAAGGGTGCAGACAGTACGCGCCGGGTCCTACGCGATGGACACCGGAGCGTCGGCGCTGGGCTCGACCTATCGTGCGTATCTTGACCTCGCCCGAGAACTCGGGGTCGAGATCGTCGACACCGCGCCGTACGTGGGCATCCGGCGAGCCGGCACCACGCATCTGCTCGACATGAACCACGTGGTGCGGACGGGAGTGCGCACCCCGCTGTTGTCCTGGGGCGCCAAGCTGCGCGTGTCGCGATTGGCCTTCGACGTCGCCGCAGCCAGGGTGCGGGGCCGGTTGGACTACGCCGACATGTCGAAGGCGGCGCCGCTGGACACCGAGAGCGCCCGCGATTACGCGCTGCGCGCACTCGGGCCCGAACTGGACAGCTATCTGTGTGAGCCCATCGTGCGCACGATGCTGATCGCCGACACCGACAAGGTGTCCAAGGTCGAACTGTTCTCTGGAATCGCCAACATCTTCACCGCCAGGATCCAGACCGTCGTGGGCGGGCAGGACCGCATGGTCGACGCGCTGTGCCGCCGGTTGGACGTGCATCTCAAAACGCCGGTGGCCGAGGTGGTTCGGCTGCCCGGCGGGGGCGTGCGGGTGTCCCGCGCGGGTGCGGCGTCGCGCTTTGACGCCTGCGTGGTCACCTGCCCACTGCCCGAGGCGGTCGAGATATGCCCCGACGACCGACCCGTCCTCGCACCGCTGAGCCGCGACCTCGCCTACACCCAGTGCATCAGCGTGGCGGTAGGCACCACCCGACCGCCCCAATGCCCGGCGTTCCTGGTGATGTTCCCGTCGACGGAGAACCCCGACATCGCGCTGATGTTCCTCGACCACAACAAGTCCCCGGACCGGGTGCCGGCCGGCGGAGGCCTGCTGAGCTGCCTGTGGGAGACCTCCGCGTCGGAACGGATGATCGACGCCGGCGACGACCAGGTGCGCGATCACACGCTGGCCACAGTCTTCGACGTCTTTCCCGAACTACGAGGAGCCGTGGACTTCGTGCACGTGACCCGGTGGCGACGGGCCCTGCCGTACACGCGGATTGGCGCATACCGGATGATCGGCCGGCTCAACGCCGCACTCGAGGCCTGCTCACCCCTTCAATACGCCGCCGACTTCATGTCCGCTGCCGGACAGAACACGGCGGTCGAGTTCGGCAATCGGGCCGCGCGGAACATCCTGGCCCATCACGTGCGCTGA
- a CDS encoding TetR/AcrR family transcriptional regulator — protein MSPALKRRPKTNRERVEESTLALIASAIELFARQGYERTTAAEIGTNAGFSRNMVRDRYGSKEALLQSVFDEFARKLLPAVRRERIGNGLERVLGQIDDLLHAVQREPETMRAMIVLTFETPGPLQQFAGWFDTLIGNYQAELAGHLSDGVTDGSVAAGIDPAREAEVLVSYAIGLCFRSALRRDGYDFAGEIRAFRDRAAQRYARRRR, from the coding sequence GTGTCGCCCGCCTTGAAACGCCGGCCCAAGACGAATCGTGAGCGCGTCGAGGAATCCACCCTGGCCCTGATCGCGTCGGCGATCGAACTGTTCGCCCGGCAGGGCTATGAGCGGACCACCGCTGCCGAGATCGGCACCAATGCCGGGTTCAGCCGCAACATGGTGCGCGACCGGTACGGCTCCAAAGAGGCGCTGCTGCAGTCTGTCTTCGATGAGTTCGCCCGGAAGCTGCTGCCTGCGGTGCGTCGTGAGCGCATCGGCAACGGCTTGGAGCGGGTGCTGGGTCAGATCGACGATCTGCTTCATGCGGTGCAACGCGAGCCTGAGACGATGCGGGCGATGATCGTGCTGACCTTTGAGACGCCGGGCCCCCTGCAACAGTTCGCGGGCTGGTTCGACACGTTGATCGGCAACTACCAGGCCGAGCTGGCGGGGCATCTGTCCGACGGGGTAACCGACGGTTCGGTCGCCGCGGGGATCGATCCCGCGCGCGAGGCGGAAGTGCTGGTGTCCTATGCGATCGGGCTGTGCTTCCGGTCGGCGTTGCGCCGCGACGGCTATGACTTCGCCGGGGAGATCCGGGCGTTTCGCGACCGGGCGGCGCAGCGGTACGCCCGTCGGCGGAGGTGA
- a CDS encoding spirocyclase AveC family protein gives MSVERPLTTGALPEQLGPDPAQAQANWAKVWIVHGAAWLALIAYCWTMWVVSGDFTPNTLGRGTEPGWFVILVRAVEVIFGILITGWILWHFVIGPKLRTGRFSFDGLFFLAGWLMFFQEPWLNMITYQFQYATTFVNFGSWLPHIPWWSSGNGELIPVPLVYFTAYLWMCAMAGYAGSKYMAYQRRKDPSRSVLRLILQTYLVMIIGDIIVELFMTRTQLISYSATIPELTLFAGTDHQFPILEPLSWPGTFIILSCLHFFRDDKGRTWVERGIDKIKFKREGTKTFARFCAIAGYCQLAILIAFNIPYSLYALHAGPMPTPHIEREWKNGGVCGPTTAFDCPDPSRPISRKSAPDRPELLPERTK, from the coding sequence ATGTCGGTGGAACGACCGTTAACGACGGGTGCGCTGCCCGAACAGCTCGGCCCCGACCCGGCCCAGGCGCAGGCCAATTGGGCCAAGGTGTGGATCGTCCACGGCGCCGCCTGGCTGGCGCTGATCGCCTACTGCTGGACGATGTGGGTGGTCAGCGGCGACTTCACCCCCAACACGCTGGGCCGCGGAACCGAACCCGGCTGGTTCGTCATCCTGGTACGCGCGGTCGAGGTGATCTTCGGCATCCTCATCACCGGCTGGATCCTCTGGCATTTCGTGATCGGGCCCAAGCTGCGCACCGGGCGGTTCAGCTTCGACGGGCTGTTCTTCTTGGCCGGCTGGCTGATGTTCTTCCAAGAGCCGTGGCTCAACATGATCACGTACCAATTCCAGTACGCGACCACGTTCGTGAACTTCGGCAGCTGGCTGCCTCACATCCCCTGGTGGAGTTCGGGTAACGGGGAGTTGATCCCGGTCCCGTTGGTGTACTTCACCGCCTACCTGTGGATGTGTGCGATGGCCGGCTACGCCGGCTCCAAGTACATGGCCTACCAACGCCGTAAAGACCCCTCTCGCAGCGTATTACGCCTGATATTGCAGACCTATCTGGTCATGATCATCGGCGACATCATCGTCGAGCTGTTCATGACCAGGACCCAGTTGATCAGCTACTCGGCGACCATTCCCGAACTCACCCTGTTCGCCGGAACCGACCACCAGTTCCCGATCCTCGAACCGCTGAGCTGGCCGGGCACGTTCATCATCCTCAGTTGCCTGCACTTCTTTCGCGACGACAAAGGCCGGACCTGGGTCGAGCGCGGCATCGACAAGATCAAGTTCAAACGGGAAGGCACCAAGACGTTCGCGCGGTTCTGCGCGATCGCCGGGTACTGCCAGCTGGCCATCCTGATCGCCTTCAACATCCCCTACTCCCTTTACGCACTGCATGCCGGTCCGATGCCGACTCCGCACATCGAGCGCGAATGGAAGAACGGCGGCGTCTGCGGGCCCACCACTGCATTCGACTGCCCTGACCCGAGCCGACCCATCTCCCGGAAGTCGGCCCCCGACCGACCCGAACTGCTACCCGAGAGGACCAAATGA
- a CDS encoding protoporphyrinogen/coproporphyrinogen oxidase, producing the protein MTAHSTAAVIGGGIAGMAAAYELKKAGFAVTVFESRDRVGGRIWTVQKGDFVMDLGTAVYLGTYREAVEMIHEVGLSDEFVETPVIFGMPRQGKQHYLDLSQPIRASITTGVISWPAKIKALRLFADVFKHRASLGYDTYDGLAEIDNETVLDYSRRVLNEELARYISAPLVSGTWVHEDHDTSVALLHWTVRNMLVKSVFNLTSGVAGLPRKLATLVDTRYQHPVTNVTDTGAGVEVTFSSPQSRGERTETFDTAVIATTAEPAVAMYPQMDENHRMLYESARYHRLGNVSMGFSARPNDPGTFSMVSPYDDPDTIAVIADHNKAPGRAPAGKGLISVLLSPSYLNRTDDKDDEYLLEHALERVEHYYGRVPGELEEWALMRWPESVPVIDKGRFKLIAEFRKKIDPTARVQFASDLDRIPGLNGGLVSGKEAAARVSRRFAGRTSAAVR; encoded by the coding sequence ATGACCGCACACAGCACGGCGGCGGTGATCGGCGGCGGCATCGCCGGGATGGCCGCCGCCTACGAGCTGAAGAAGGCCGGCTTCGCGGTGACCGTGTTCGAGTCCCGTGACCGTGTCGGCGGTCGCATCTGGACCGTCCAGAAGGGCGACTTCGTGATGGACCTGGGCACCGCGGTCTATCTGGGCACCTACCGCGAAGCCGTCGAGATGATCCACGAGGTCGGGCTGTCAGACGAATTCGTGGAAACCCCGGTTATTTTCGGCATGCCGCGGCAAGGTAAGCAGCACTACCTCGACCTGTCCCAGCCGATCCGGGCGAGCATCACCACCGGGGTGATCTCGTGGCCGGCCAAGATCAAGGCACTGCGGCTGTTCGCCGATGTGTTCAAGCACCGCGCCAGCCTCGGCTACGACACCTACGACGGGCTGGCGGAGATCGACAACGAGACCGTGCTCGACTACAGCCGCCGCGTGCTCAACGAGGAACTGGCCCGCTACATCTCCGCGCCATTGGTCAGTGGCACCTGGGTGCATGAGGACCACGACACCTCGGTTGCGCTGCTGCACTGGACTGTTCGCAACATGCTGGTCAAGTCGGTGTTCAACCTGACCTCCGGGGTCGCCGGCCTGCCGAGGAAGCTCGCCACCCTGGTCGACACCCGCTATCAGCACCCGGTGACGAACGTGACCGACACCGGTGCGGGCGTTGAGGTGACCTTCTCGTCGCCGCAGTCGCGCGGCGAACGCACCGAGACATTCGACACCGCGGTGATCGCCACCACCGCAGAGCCGGCCGTCGCGATGTATCCACAGATGGACGAAAACCACCGCATGCTCTACGAATCGGCGCGCTACCACCGGCTCGGCAACGTATCGATGGGGTTCTCCGCCCGTCCGAACGACCCCGGCACCTTCTCGATGGTCTCGCCTTACGACGACCCGGACACCATCGCGGTGATCGCCGATCACAACAAGGCGCCCGGCCGCGCGCCGGCAGGCAAAGGACTGATCTCGGTGCTGTTGTCGCCGTCCTATCTGAATCGCACCGACGACAAGGACGACGAGTATCTGCTCGAGCACGCGCTGGAGCGGGTCGAGCACTACTACGGCAGGGTGCCCGGCGAGCTCGAGGAGTGGGCGTTGATGCGCTGGCCCGAATCGGTGCCCGTCATCGACAAGGGCCGGTTCAAGCTCATCGCGGAGTTTCGCAAGAAGATCGATCCCACCGCGCGCGTGCAATTCGCCAGCGACCTCGACCGCATTCCGGGGCTCAACGGCGGCTTGGTCAGCGGCAAGGAGGCGGCCGCGCGGGTGTCACGGCGGTTCGCCGGCCGGACCTCTGCAGCTGTCCGTTAA
- a CDS encoding phytoene desaturase family protein, with translation MTDNTFDYIVVGAGHNGLSAACTLGEAGRSVVVIDPLPFLGGLSASRAWVPEAPNHLLSVGAMDDMLMAQTPLTEELGLRRHGYEPIPLEAPYGWINEEGDTLLLFRDFNRTLDDIRYFSPRDAATYAEIKPTLDLIMDLVERLVVHYPSLTKGDLAKLAVKLIPDKKSRALLQKMVALSVFEMISETFESDAMRGLWAYWTSMLGPADLEGTGVYLMGYHAVHRKRGVLRPRGGMTGLMNAFAGKIASHDGQIRLGAGVQEILVSSGRATGVRLTDGTEILARRGVLASCAPQVTLGKLLPEGVLDRRLTNKVAMIPANGVNVAAFKIDFAVGGRVDYPKAAAKRRDAFDVRRTTLMTGTLEEHYAHLLTTKRGEIAESPPVYMAVLSASDPTIAPAGQDVLYLHSNVPADPVGGWEVNRDLYTQTIIKSAERFLSGLDAEIGRIVHTPKDFEDRFATPKGCYFHVDMTPLRLGTNRPARELGGYSTPVPGLYLAGAGSHPGGTVNGWCGRLAAQTAIRDETGIR, from the coding sequence ATGACCGACAACACTTTTGACTACATCGTCGTCGGGGCCGGCCACAATGGCTTGTCGGCGGCGTGCACCCTCGGCGAGGCCGGACGGTCGGTCGTGGTGATCGACCCACTGCCCTTCCTGGGTGGCCTGTCGGCGAGCCGCGCCTGGGTCCCCGAGGCGCCCAACCACCTGCTCTCGGTCGGCGCGATGGACGACATGCTGATGGCGCAGACGCCGTTGACCGAGGAACTCGGCCTGAGAAGGCATGGCTACGAACCGATTCCGCTCGAGGCGCCGTACGGCTGGATCAACGAGGAGGGCGACACCCTGCTGTTGTTCCGGGATTTCAACCGGACACTCGACGACATCAGGTACTTCTCGCCCAGGGATGCGGCGACCTACGCGGAGATCAAGCCGACCCTCGACCTGATCATGGACCTGGTCGAGCGCCTGGTCGTGCACTACCCGTCCCTGACCAAGGGTGATCTGGCCAAGCTGGCGGTCAAGCTCATCCCGGACAAGAAGTCGCGGGCGCTGCTGCAGAAGATGGTGGCGCTCAGCGTGTTCGAGATGATCTCGGAGACCTTCGAGAGCGACGCCATGCGCGGGCTGTGGGCCTACTGGACCTCGATGCTCGGTCCGGCGGACCTTGAGGGCACCGGTGTCTACCTGATGGGTTATCACGCCGTGCACCGCAAGCGGGGCGTGTTGCGTCCCCGCGGCGGCATGACTGGTCTGATGAATGCGTTCGCCGGCAAGATCGCCTCGCACGACGGGCAGATCCGCCTGGGTGCGGGTGTGCAGGAGATCCTGGTGTCCAGCGGCCGGGCCACGGGCGTCCGGTTGACCGACGGTACCGAGATACTCGCCCGGCGGGGCGTTCTGGCCAGCTGCGCTCCGCAGGTCACCCTCGGCAAGTTGTTGCCGGAGGGGGTGCTGGATCGCCGGCTCACCAACAAGGTGGCGATGATCCCCGCCAACGGCGTGAACGTCGCCGCGTTCAAAATCGACTTCGCCGTCGGCGGCCGGGTGGACTACCCGAAGGCGGCCGCCAAACGCCGCGACGCATTCGACGTCAGGCGCACCACGCTGATGACCGGAACGCTGGAGGAGCACTACGCACATCTGCTCACCACCAAGCGCGGCGAGATCGCCGAAAGCCCACCGGTGTACATGGCCGTGCTGTCGGCCAGCGACCCGACGATCGCACCGGCCGGCCAGGATGTGCTCTACCTGCACTCCAATGTGCCCGCCGACCCCGTCGGCGGGTGGGAGGTCAACAGGGACCTCTACACCCAGACGATCATCAAGTCCGCCGAACGGTTCCTGTCCGGACTCGACGCCGAGATCGGTCGGATCGTGCACACACCCAAGGACTTCGAGGATCGGTTCGCCACGCCCAAGGGGTGCTACTTCCACGTCGATATGACCCCGCTGCGCCTCGGCACCAACCGTCCGGCCCGCGAACTCGGTGGCTACAGCACCCCGGTGCCGGGTCTGTACCTGGCCGGAGCGGGATCCCATCCGGGTGGAACCGTCAACGGCTGGTGCGGCCGGCTCGCGGCACAGACCGCGATCCGCGATGAGACCGGAATCCGCTGA
- a CDS encoding AMP-binding protein has protein sequence MTSHLIPDLLRTRAASAPDAVCCAMDDEVYTYADMDRRSDRVAAGLAALGIGPGERVATLAPNRSELLELFYGVAKSGAAQVPLNAYLKGEFLLHQLRQSRSGVLVTDTSGREALEPIRDQLPGLRTVVMLDETGAAEISYQSLRETTGPPPDIALTAADTMSILYTSGTTGLPKGCVASHGYYLRSARLIGDALEIDDTDVLLAGLPLFHAGARLVTVTMPLVFGIPAYLQGTFSASGYFPRAREVGATVMIAVGAMGAAILATEPGPADRDHSVRRIMCAPLTLESQQIFRERFGVEPWVDVFGQTECMPTTLTPLSSDRRDPKGCGIPAPDLEVALLDEDGNALEGEAEGEICIRPRVPHAMFDGYFEQPAATQEAFRGLWYHTGDFGRRLPSGALAFVDRLKDCLRRRGENISSFEVEQAINHHPAVVESAVHAVPSPLGEDDLKACLVVREPVEPAELFDFFKNSLPYFAIPRYIEFLDELPRNGVGRVLKHKLRDVGTGGNTIDFKELNLSVARDERR, from the coding sequence ATGACCAGTCACTTAATTCCGGACCTGCTTCGGACCCGCGCCGCGTCGGCCCCCGACGCCGTGTGCTGCGCCATGGATGACGAGGTCTACACCTACGCCGACATGGACCGCCGCTCAGACCGCGTGGCCGCCGGCCTCGCAGCGCTGGGGATCGGCCCCGGTGAACGGGTGGCCACCCTGGCGCCCAACCGGTCCGAACTCCTCGAACTCTTCTACGGCGTGGCGAAGTCCGGGGCGGCCCAGGTGCCGTTGAACGCCTACCTCAAGGGTGAGTTCCTGCTTCACCAGCTGCGGCAATCCCGCTCGGGTGTCCTGGTCACCGACACCTCGGGACGCGAGGCACTCGAACCGATCCGAGACCAGCTGCCCGGGCTGCGGACGGTCGTGATGCTCGACGAGACCGGCGCCGCCGAGATCAGCTACCAAAGCCTCCGGGAGACCACCGGTCCGCCCCCCGACATCGCCCTGACCGCAGCCGACACGATGTCGATCCTCTACACCTCCGGCACGACGGGGCTGCCCAAGGGATGTGTGGCCAGCCACGGTTACTACCTGCGCAGCGCCCGGTTGATCGGCGACGCACTGGAGATCGACGACACCGATGTCCTGCTGGCCGGACTGCCCCTGTTCCACGCCGGAGCGCGGCTGGTCACCGTCACGATGCCGCTGGTGTTCGGTATTCCCGCGTACCTGCAGGGCACGTTCAGCGCCAGCGGTTACTTCCCGAGGGCCCGGGAGGTCGGCGCCACCGTGATGATCGCGGTCGGCGCGATGGGCGCCGCCATTCTGGCGACCGAACCCGGCCCCGCGGACCGCGACCACAGCGTCCGCCGGATCATGTGTGCCCCACTGACACTGGAATCCCAGCAGATCTTCCGGGAACGGTTCGGTGTCGAGCCCTGGGTCGACGTCTTCGGGCAAACCGAATGCATGCCGACCACGCTGACACCGCTGTCCTCGGACCGCCGCGACCCGAAGGGCTGCGGCATCCCGGCGCCCGACCTCGAGGTGGCGCTGCTGGACGAGGACGGCAACGCGCTGGAGGGCGAGGCCGAGGGCGAGATCTGCATCCGGCCACGGGTGCCGCACGCAATGTTCGACGGCTACTTCGAGCAGCCAGCGGCAACGCAGGAGGCGTTCCGCGGATTGTGGTACCACACCGGCGATTTCGGCCGGCGCCTACCCAGCGGCGCGTTGGCCTTCGTGGACCGGCTGAAGGACTGCTTGCGCCGCCGCGGCGAGAACATCTCCAGCTTCGAGGTGGAGCAGGCGATCAACCATCATCCGGCGGTCGTCGAATCGGCGGTGCACGCGGTGCCATCGCCGCTCGGCGAGGACGACCTTAAGGCGTGCCTCGTGGTCCGTGAACCGGTCGAGCCGGCCGAACTGTTCGACTTCTTCAAGAACTCGCTGCCCTATTTCGCCATCCCGCGATACATCGAGTTTCTCGACGAATTGCCGAGGAACGGAGTCGGCCGCGTACTCAAGCACAAACTGCGCGACGTCGGGACCGGCGGCAATACCATCGATTTCAAAGAGCTCAACCTGTCGGTGGCCCGAGACGAACGGCGCTGA
- a CDS encoding acyl-CoA dehydrogenase family protein: MDFTLTPDQRDLQARAEKLGRSFADQAASWDESDDAPYRELFERVGAEGFLGIAMPTEYGGQGGGAVEYLIVVEALFRYAQSWLPPEPVFCTSGPGPSMLLLGDDAVKDKYLHDIVAGRRACNIALTEPDAGSALTHLRTTAVRDGDDFIVNGHKSFLTGSNVNDLNATFVRFDEIPGPKGIGAVVVDATVPGVEIRRGPVFIGDRGIHHGEMVLTDVRVPAENVIVGPGQFARLMTAFNLERLHNCGFWLGFSQAAYDEAAIYTQRRVAFGRPVIEFQSVYHDLADMWVQIEALRLLAYRAAASAIDGRFPRLAEVSQAKLFGATVGPQITLKAMELHGGYGPTTDFAIQRIHRDCVTNVVAGGAPAVLRNGVAAGLFPDRKFPQG, encoded by the coding sequence ATGGATTTCACCCTGACACCCGATCAGCGGGACCTACAGGCCCGCGCGGAGAAGCTGGGTAGGTCGTTCGCCGACCAGGCGGCGTCCTGGGATGAATCAGACGACGCACCCTACCGGGAATTGTTCGAAAGAGTTGGCGCGGAAGGGTTCTTGGGCATCGCGATGCCCACCGAGTACGGCGGCCAGGGTGGCGGCGCGGTGGAGTACCTGATCGTCGTCGAGGCGCTGTTTCGCTACGCGCAGTCCTGGCTGCCGCCCGAGCCTGTGTTCTGCACCAGCGGACCCGGGCCCTCGATGCTGTTGCTCGGCGACGACGCCGTCAAGGACAAGTACCTCCACGACATCGTGGCGGGCAGACGCGCCTGCAATATCGCACTCACCGAGCCCGACGCGGGTTCTGCGCTGACCCATCTGAGGACCACGGCCGTGCGCGACGGCGACGACTTCATCGTCAACGGCCACAAGAGCTTTCTGACCGGATCGAATGTCAACGATCTGAACGCGACGTTCGTCAGGTTCGACGAGATCCCCGGCCCGAAGGGCATCGGCGCCGTCGTCGTGGACGCCACCGTGCCCGGTGTCGAGATCCGCAGGGGCCCGGTGTTCATCGGCGACCGCGGTATCCACCACGGAGAGATGGTGCTGACCGACGTCCGGGTGCCTGCGGAGAACGTCATCGTGGGCCCGGGGCAGTTCGCCAGGTTGATGACCGCATTCAACCTCGAACGGCTGCACAACTGCGGGTTCTGGCTGGGCTTCAGCCAGGCCGCCTACGACGAGGCAGCGATCTACACCCAGCGGCGCGTGGCGTTCGGAAGGCCGGTCATCGAATTTCAGTCGGTGTACCACGATCTCGCCGACATGTGGGTGCAGATCGAAGCGCTGCGGCTGTTGGCGTATCGGGCCGCCGCGTCGGCGATCGACGGCCGATTTCCGCGCCTCGCGGAGGTCAGCCAGGCCAAGCTGTTCGGTGCCACAGTCGGTCCGCAGATCACGCTGAAGGCCATGGAACTGCACGGCGGATACGGTCCGACAACCGATTTCGCGATTCAGCGCATTCACCGCGACTGTGTCACCAACGTCGTCGCCGGCGGCGCGCCCGCGGTGCTGCGCAACGGTGTCGCGGCCGGCCTGTTTCCCGACCGGAAGTTCCCGCAGGGATGA